In the Styela clava chromosome 8, kaStyClav1.hap1.2, whole genome shotgun sequence genome, one interval contains:
- the LOC120345424 gene encoding centromere protein V-like — protein sequence MASKKKVKHHGGCHCGAVKFEVYASEELYVYDCNCSICVKKHNIHFIVPEKDFELIQGSDALTTYTFNTGIAKHMFCKICGVQSFYRPRSNPDGYGVNPNSLDHSTVKSITIEKYDGQNWEASFDEQLEKPVPIQSWSK from the exons ATGGCATCCAAGAAGAAAGTGAAACATCATGGAGGTTGTCATTGCGGAGCTGTCAAGTTTGAGGTTTATGCCTCTGAAGAATTATATGTTTATGACTGCAA TTGCAGCATTTGTGTAAAGAAACACAATATTCACTTCATTGTGCCGGAAAAGGACTTTGAGCTAATCCAAGGATCCGATGCTTTGACCACTTATACTTTCAACACAGGCATTGCCAAGCATATGTTCTGTAAAATTTGCGGGGTCCAGAGTTTTTATAGGCCTCGCTCTAACCCGGATGGATATG GCGTCAACCCAAACTCGTTAGATCACTCCACAGTGAAAAGTataacaattgaaaaatatgatggcCAAAATTGGGAAGCTTCATTCGATGAACAACTGGAGAAGCCTGTACCAATACAATCCTGGTCAAAATAG
- the LOC120345418 gene encoding delta(3,5)-Delta(2,4)-dienoyl-CoA isomerase, mitochondrial-like isoform X1, with protein MLSSSRIMTQTMNAMKRLAVRPMSANVADVGNYKFETLAVTSPKDFVLHVELNRPDKLNAMNNQMWSDMISCFDIAAKDSNVRAIVVSGKGRMFTAGLDLMAAASSLAPDPNSDVARNAFRIHGFIKFAQESCNSIERCQKPVIAAVHNGCIGVGVDAITACDIRLQTKDAYYLAKEIDVGLAPDVGTLQRLPKVIGNDSVARELCLTARKLEADEAKQIGLVSRVYDDKDSMMEAAMELASLIATKSPVAVQSTKIHMNYSRDHTTQEGLDYMASWNAAMLQTEDITKSAQAFMAKKTPADVEYSKL; from the exons ATGTTGTCATCATCTCGAATAATGACGCAGACCATGAATG CCATGAAACGTTTAGCTGTCAGACCGATGTCTGCAAATGTAGCGGATGTTGGCAACTATAAGTTTGAAACACTAGCTGTAACATCCCCAAAGGACTTTGTACTTCATGTGGAATTGAACAG ACCTGACAAGTTGAATGCAATGAACAACCAAATGTGGAGTGATATGATATCATGCTTTGATATTGCAGCCAAAGACTCCAATGTAAGAGCCATTGTGGTATCGGGAAAAGGGAGAATGTTTACAGCAG GTCTGGACCTCATGGCTGCTGCATCATCACTTGCCCCAGATCCAAACAGTGACGTTGCAAGGAATGCATTTCGAATACATGGTTTTATCAAGTTCGCTCAAGAAAGTTGCAATTCTATTGAACGG TGCCAAAAGCCTGTGATTGCTGCAGTTCACAATGGTTGTATCGGAGTTGGTGTAGATGCAATAACAGCATGTGATATCAGACTTCAAACAAAAGATGCATATTACTTAGCCAAA GAGATTGATGTTGGTTTGGCCCCTGATGTTGGAACTTTGCAAAGACTGCCTAAAGTAATTGGTAATGACAGTGTTGCAAGAGAACTATGTTTAACTGCCAGAAAACTAGAAGCAGATGAAGCCAAACAGATAGGTTTGGTCAG TCGAGTTTATGATGATAAAGATTCTATGATGGAAGCGGCCATGGAATTAGCTTCTCTTATTGCAACCAAGAGTCCTGTTGCGGTCCAAAGCACCAAAATACATATGAATTACTCAAGGGATCACACAACACAGGAGGGGCTGGATTATATG GCATCATGGAATGCAGCTATGTTGCAGACTGAAGATATTACAAAATCAGCACAAGCATTTATGGCAAAGAAAACACCAGCAGATGTCGAATACTCAAAATTATAA
- the LOC120345418 gene encoding delta(3,5)-Delta(2,4)-dienoyl-CoA isomerase, mitochondrial-like isoform X2, whose protein sequence is MLSSSRIMTQTMNAMKRLAVRPMSANVADVGNYKFETLAVTSPKDFVLHVELNRPDKLNAMNNQMWSDMISCFDIAAKDSNVRAIVVSGKGRMFTAGLDLMAAASSLAPDPNSDVARNAFRIHGFIKFAQESCNSIERCSKPVLVSVHGGCVGGGVDLITACDVRLCTNESYFCAKEIDVGLAPDVGTLQRLPKVIGNDSVARELCLTARKLEADEAKQIGLVSRVYDDKDSMMEAAMELASLIATKSPVAVQSTKIHMNYSRDHTTQEGLDYMASWNAAMLQTEDITKSAQAFMAKKTPADVEYSKL, encoded by the exons ATGTTGTCATCATCTCGAATAATGACGCAGACCATGAATG CCATGAAACGTTTAGCTGTCAGACCGATGTCTGCAAATGTAGCGGATGTTGGCAACTATAAGTTTGAAACACTAGCTGTAACATCCCCAAAGGACTTTGTACTTCATGTGGAATTGAACAG ACCTGACAAGTTGAATGCAATGAACAACCAAATGTGGAGTGATATGATATCATGCTTTGATATTGCAGCCAAAGACTCCAATGTAAGAGCCATTGTGGTATCGGGAAAAGGGAGAATGTTTACAGCAG GTCTGGACCTCATGGCTGCTGCATCATCACTTGCCCCAGATCCAAACAGTGACGTTGCAAGGAATGCATTTCGAATACATGGTTTTATCAAGTTCGCTCAAGAAAGTTGCAATTCTATTGAACGG TGCAGCAAACCAGTGCTGGTGTCTGTCCATGGTGGTTGTGTGGGTGGAGGAGTGGATCTAATCACAGCTTGTGATGTGAGACTCTGCACCAACGAATCCTATTTCTGCGCTAAG GAGATTGATGTTGGTTTGGCCCCTGATGTTGGAACTTTGCAAAGACTGCCTAAAGTAATTGGTAATGACAGTGTTGCAAGAGAACTATGTTTAACTGCCAGAAAACTAGAAGCAGATGAAGCCAAACAGATAGGTTTGGTCAG TCGAGTTTATGATGATAAAGATTCTATGATGGAAGCGGCCATGGAATTAGCTTCTCTTATTGCAACCAAGAGTCCTGTTGCGGTCCAAAGCACCAAAATACATATGAATTACTCAAGGGATCACACAACACAGGAGGGGCTGGATTATATG GCATCATGGAATGCAGCTATGTTGCAGACTGAAGATATTACAAAATCAGCACAAGCATTTATGGCAAAGAAAACACCAGCAGATGTCGAATACTCAAAATTATAA
- the LOC120345423 gene encoding signal peptidase complex catalytic subunit SEC11A, giving the protein MEYIDEMRRLNKRQLYFQVLNFGMIVSSALMIWKGMMVVTGSESPIVVVLSGSMEPAFYRGDLLFLTNYQQDPIRAGEIVVFKIEGRDIPIVHRTIKVHEREDGKVKFLTKGDNNSVDDRGLYKPGQLWVERKDVVGRARGFVPYVGIVTILMNDYPKLKYAVLALLGMFVLVHRE; this is encoded by the coding sequence ATGGAGTACATCGATGAAATGCGACGATTGAACAAAAGACAACTgtattttcaagttttgaatTTTGGAATGATTGTGTCTTCAGCGCTGATGATATGGAAGGGAATGATGGTTGTGACTGGCAGCGAAAGTccaattgttgttgttttgagtGGCAGTATGGAACCAGCGTTTTACAGAGGAGATCTACTATTTCTCACTAATTACCAACAAGACCCAATTCGCGCAGGCgaaattgttgtttttaaaattgaggGACGTGACATCCCAATCGTTCATAGAACCATAAAGGTGCATGAGCGGGAGGATGGCAAAGTAAAATTTCTCACCAAAGGTGACAACAATTCAGTCGATGATAGAGGACTATATAAGCCCGGCCAACTGTGGGTTGAGCGGAAAGATGTCGTGGGAAGGGCACGGGGTTTTGTCCCGTATGTCGGGATAGTGACTATATTGATGAATGATTATCCTAAACTAAAATATGCAGTGTTAGCATTACTAGGAATGTTTGTTCTTGTTCATAGGGAATGA
- the LOC120345412 gene encoding uncharacterized protein LOC120345412, with product MPAEEKDGAAVQTGRNKRILAIGSAIILVAAIGTLIVVITAPTNEIKSCQAIRKASAEGRDFTLEYDVAEINACENYGCTFDVSACDIPCPLGFETDDNRCEISCRCSSDSKGTFQGDIQFDDTEVNGLLVRYGYASREQTFAVFSSSVRESAILWAEKINDRIKIPYTIDETLGESKQAIQKAISEYKEKTCIDFVPRNSEENYVTFQSGVGCWSRVGMIGGQQDVAVGKNCKSAGIIMHELMHSIGFEHEHTRPDRDAFITIDMNRVDQKYLLNFAKILDPVKNLGRPYDMGSVTHYGSKAWSISPDEYSFVKKDGTPIKGQRKSLSTEDVKEINALYECAGHGGGGGNIEGVSVLTVSASKEVPDDIENDEQFGQPYDPDAPPEDDMNENLSSTESTSTAQQTEGVTVSPSSQAVFAPHDDVSWSEWVTWSDCTQTCGISEALRFRSCMQRDGFSGWGCEGEWYDTRKCEKDACPGKFGEWQPWESWESCSRTCSMGYQWRNRKCPDAELCEGFGIDGRYCQNPEC from the exons ATGCCCGCTGAAGAAAAAGATGGTGCAGCCGTTCAAACAG GTAGAAACAAACGTATTTTGGCGATTGGCTCCGCAATCATCCTTGTTGCCGCAATTGGAACTTTGATCGTTGTTATCACAG CGCCTACCAATGAGATCAAATCATGCCAAGCAATAAGGAAAGCGTCTGCTGAAGGTCGGGATTTCACCCTTGAATATGACGTGGCGGAAATAAATGCGTGTGAAA atTACGGTTGTACTTTCGATGTATCTGCTTGCGACATTCCGTGCCCATTGGGTTTCGAAACAGATGATAACAGATGTGAAATAAGCTGCCGTTGTTCATCTGACTCAAAAGGAACGTTTCAGGGAGACATACAGTTTGATGACACCGAAGTTAACGGGCTGCTAGta AGATATGGCTATGCTTCTCGTGAACAAACGTTTGCTGTTTTCTCGAGTTCTGTCAGAGAGTCAGCCATTTTGTGGGCAGAAAAAATAAATGACCGAATCAAGATCCCCTATACAATTGATGAAACGTTAG gCGAAAGTAAACAAGCGATTCAAAAAGCTATTTCGGAATACAAAGAAAAGACTTGTATAGACTTTGTTCCCAGAAATTCGGAAGAAAATTATGTGACGTTTCAGTCAGGGGTTGGGTGTTG GTCAAGAGTTGGAATGATTGGTGGGCAACAAGATGTTGCAGTGGGGAAAAATTGTAAATCAGCCGGAATAATCATGCACGAACTAATGCATTCTATTGGGTTTGAACACGAGCATACAAGACCAGACAGAGACGCATTCATTACTATTGATATGAATAGAGTAGATCAGA AGTATCTATTGAATTTTGCGAAGATATTAGACCCAGTGAAAAATCTTGGAAGACCATATGATATGGGTTCAGTGACACATTACGGAAGTAAAGCTTGGTCGATCAGTCCCGATGAATATTCATTTGTAAAAAAAGATGGCACCCCAATCAAAGGTCAAAGGAAAAGCTTGAGTACAGAAGATGTGAAGGAGATAAATGCATTATATGAATGTGCTGGACATGGTGGCGGAGGAGGCAACATTGAAGGAGTATCTGTTTTGACTGTGTCCGCTTCGAAAGAAGTCCCAGACGATATCGAAAATGATGAACAATTCGGTCAGCCGTACGATCCAGACGCACCTCCAGAAG ACGACATGAATGAAAACTTGTCATCAACAGAGTCAACTTCGACCGCTCAACAAACAGAAGGCGTCACAGTGTCTCCGTCAT CTCAAGCAGTTTTTGCACCCCACGATGATGTATCATGGAGTGAATGGGTTACTTGGTCTGATTGTACACAAACTTGTGGAATAAGTGAAGCTTTACGATTTCGAAGTTGTATG CAAAGGGATGGATTTTCTGGTTGGGGATGCGAGGGAGAATGGTATGATACGAGAAAATGTGAGAAGGATGCATGTCCTGGAAAATTTGGAGAATGGCAGCCATGGGAATCCTGGGAGTCTTGCAGTAGAACTTGTTCAATGGGTTACCAATGGCG aaatcGAAAATGCCCTGATGCTGAATTATGCGAAGGATTCGGTATAGATGGAAGGTATTGTCAAAATCCTGAATGCTGA
- the LOC120345416 gene encoding sodium-dependent organic anion transporter-like, with product MEFTTTAGNATTFGNTTAGYEFDPQIEMFKILVTCILALVMFGMGCAVDHEKLIDNFKRPIGILIGLGCQILMMPMIAYGLIKATSMSELQAITFMVVGCSPGGTFSNILAYMVDGDMPLSVALTTLSNLFALGTVPMWLFLYTWIEEVDENIQIPYSSLGITLASLIIPIVAGILFRYKFVKIAKYLAKGCAIFGFILLVAIVAAMLIRNDIPIVFSVKTILPIAVLPIAGMVISFCISLIPRLELSREARRTIAIETSIQNGSLSTNVVFLTYGNRLNMFMAVITIPLLYSISQTIYNIILVVIYKTWKFYQTSRNRKFSGQSVTAVGYEVMEMT from the exons ATGGAATTTACCACTACAGCAGGAAATGCAACGACATTCGGGAATACAACGGCGGGATACGAATTTGACCCCCAGATTGAAATGTTCAAAATACTTGTGAC ATGTATTCTCGCACTCGTAATGTTTGGAATGGGATGCGCGGTGGACCATGAAAAATTGATTGACAATTTTAAAAGGCCCATTGGAATTCTTATTGGACTCGGatgtcaaattttgatgatgccTA TGATTGCGTATGGATTGATAAAAGCGACATCAATGTCTGAATTACAGGCAATCACGTTCATGGTGGTAGGCTGTAGTCCTGGCGGGACTTTCAGTAATATTCTAGCATATATGGTAGATGGAGATATGCCACTAAG TGTTGCCTTGACAACTTTGAGCAATTTGTTTGCCCTTGGAACAGTCCCCATGTGGCTCTTTTTATACACGTGGATTGAAGAggttgatgaaaatattcaaattccgTACAGTTCATTAG GGATCACTTTAGCAAGTTTGATCATTCCAATTGTTGCCGGAATCTTATTTCGATACAAGTTCGTCAAAATAGCCAAATATCTAGCAAAG GGATGTGCAATATTCGGATTTATTCTATTGGTTGCAATTGTTGCAGCGATGTTGATAAGAAATGACATTCCAATTGTATTCTCGGTGAAGACTATACTG CCAATAGCAGTTCTACCAATTGCCGGCATGGTGATTTCATTCTGCATCTCTCTCATTCCGAGACTTGAATTGTCACGGGAAGCAAGACGAACGATCGCAATTGAAACGTCAATACAGAATGGAAGTCTTTCGACAAATGTTGTTTTTTTAACTTATGGAAATCGTTTGAATATGTTCATGGCTGTTATTACTATACCACTGTTATACTCAATATCGCAAActatttataacattattttagTAGTGATTTATAAAACCTGGAAATTTTATCAAACGTCCAGGAACAGAAAATTCTCTGGGCAATCTGTGACTGCAGTTGGGTACGAGGTAATGGAGATGACGTAA